Proteins encoded by one window of Culicoides brevitarsis isolate CSIRO-B50_1 chromosome 2, AGI_CSIRO_Cbre_v1, whole genome shotgun sequence:
- the LOC134831229 gene encoding dolichyl-diphosphooligosaccharide--protein glycosyltransferase subunit 2, which produces MMYKAVILFVLACVIASSTGLRTVQQCLSDVDTARYNQVFADGLKSSDLQGIYYSAINHKTVTDAEKKDVCKRLPTLYTDSKLNEFEKNFYLVGTHKHFGCTEKYPSEVDASIKFAFSKNSSTTQEVYFNFFTAKALKVNLPNEMLLQISRNLQLVLKKDDSLSSVAHAFYVAAELGTHGEFAWKRVESTLAQADEVDGKFLQFEGGLSITASVISSIFKLSANLKKEVPLTTEQATKFTAYFLSRRSVQTPKGVSSLLEVLTTVSAKPSHAPVCMRLYDNGKLKPEQALLRILVADVFGKPLAAVPTVNVKIVAKQGNKEIESKAALSQIKAEPTTFVIDLAKYNLAGGHYLVDLDAGTYKTQVVISMLQKVKVSSFEVGVGDVESSAAIKKHTVNHPDKLREVLNADSQQKIVLKVALVDEQTKAPLTVHQVFVRLSNEQTKEEIIFVAEQDSSKAYKFDMDVGARSADFGHKSGQYSMELIVGDALLANSFVWKFADAQLKFAQEPSKSAQPVRKALPEIAHKFREPESRPPRIFSDLFTGLCAAPLLILVVLWLKLRVNVSNFPLSLSALGFHVGLGSIFALFLCFWLKLNMFTTLKYLLPLALFTFLTGNRLLRHIAARRSEK; this is translated from the exons ATGATGTACAAAGCAG tgaTTTTATTCGTGCTTGCTTGTGTGATCGCCTCGTCAACGGGTCTGCGAACGGTCCAGCAATGCCTTTCTGACGTCGACACCGCCAGATATAATCAAGTTTTTGCCGATGGCTTGAAATCCTCCGATCTCCAAGGAATTTATTATTCCGCAATTAACCACAAAACCGTGACCGATGCCGAAAAGAAGGATGTTTGCAAGCGATTGCCCACACTTTACACCGATTCCAAACTAAAT gagttCGAAAAGAACTTTTACCTCGTTGGAACGCACAAACACTTCGGATGTACGGAAAAATATCCCTCGGAAGTAGATGCCAGCATCAAATTCGCCTTCAGCAAAAATAGTTCGACAACGCAGGAAgtttatttcaactttttcaccGCAAAAGCGCTGAAAGTCAACTTGCCGAATGAGATGTTGTTGCAAATTAGTCGCAATTTGCAGCTCGTTTTGAAGAAAGATGACTCTTTGAGCTCCGTAGCTCATGCTTTTTATGTCGCCGCTGAACTAGGCACGCACGGAGAATTCGCCTGGAAGCGTGTTGAAAGCACTTTAGCTCAAGCTGACGAAGTTGATggcaaatttttgcaatttgaaGGTGGTTTGAGCATTACAGCGTCAGTTATTAGCAGCATTTTCAAATTATCCGCAAATTTGAAGAAAGAAGTCCCCCTGACAACGGAACAAGCTACCAAATTCACTGCCTACTTCTTGTCGCGTCGCTCCGTTCAAACCCCGAAAGGCGTTTCGTCACTTCTGGAAGTTCTCACAACAGTTTCTGCCAAGCCGAGTCACGCTCCGGTCTGCATGCGACTTTATGACAACGGAAAATTGAAGCCGGAACAAGCATTATTGCGAATTCTCGTCGCTGATGTCTTTGGAAAGCCTCTTGCTGCGGTGCCAACGGTCAATGTGAAGATCGTTGCCAAGCAGGGCAACAAAGAAATCGAATCCAAAGCCGCTTTGAGTCAAATTAAGGCAGAACCAACAACTTTCGTCATCGATTTAGCGAAATATAACTTGGCAGGTGGTCATTATTTGGTCGATTTGGATGCCGGCACCTACAAAACGCAAGTTGTCATTAGTATGTTGCAAAAAGTGAAGGTTTCCTCGTTCGAAGTTGGCGTTGGAGATGTCGAAAGTTCCGCTGCCATCAAAAAACACACCGTTAACCACCCGGATAAGCTTCGCGAGGTCTTAAACGCCGATTCGCAACAAAAAATCGTCTTAAAAGTCGCTCTTGTGGACGAACAAACGAAAGCTCCGTTGACCGTTCATCAAGTTTTCGTGCGTTTAAGCAACGAACAAACCAAAGAAGAGATCATTTTCGTCGCGGAACAAGATTCCAGCAAAGCATACAAGTTCGATATGGATGTCGGGGCACGTAGCGCTGACTTTGGACACAAATCCGGGCAATACAGCATGGAATTGATCGTTGGAGATGCGTTACTTGCCAACTCTTTCGTGTGGAAATTCGCTGATGCTCAACTAAAATTCGCCCAGGAACCGTCGAAGAGTGCGCAACCAGTTCGCAAGGCATTGCCCGAAATCGCTCACAAGTTCCGCGAACCAGAATCGAGACCCCCGCGTATTTTTAGTGACTTGTTTACCGGATTGTGTGCTGCTCCGTTGCTTATTTTGGTTGTTTTGTGGCTCAAGTTGAGGGTTAATGTCTCGAATTTCCCGTTGTCGTTGAGCGCTCTTGGGTTCCATGTCGGACTCGGATCgatttttgcacttttcttGTGTTTCTGGCTCAAGTTGAACATGTTCAC
- the LOC134828900 gene encoding dynein axonemal assembly factor 3 homolog, with protein MFWGFCEAIDLIDEYHKHVDPSKSSFDILLYGGGDPRFILSIIAKSYKRNVSVNIYLVEGCIELVARYMLLLSIALEPPEELSIKAKTHLYMDLFGNALLRPASHQYMCSKALVLRKILTEPEFGEQFAPIFNFEHLKYKERDQLENAFEFWTNKPSYVFDIRKYWNNRVRHELASRYDTRSGAFDWDLQMRLKEYGGKTITSQEYNSFRDNGIAFTFPEFEQTHPNKTFAVALQKNGNTFFHRGCVGDITVGPFIPYGVTCSDEKFLKQDHGVGKFRATDITERNLYELMWEIQERREYEHDPKDTHAYGSAKLADVPILEAQKSQETLNLKPFDKPMLEAGGVKVHFMSIDDVLQLHEKPKFHQKFDLMFVAANYFTFLKECHQKQLAPKAMMIFETRRYSTMTKKEIADFLAQIKNYAKSLNLEAVTNFAINTQYSMIKYKLKE; from the coding sequence atgttctgggGATTCTGCGAAGCCATCGACTTAATCGACGAATACCACAAACATGTCGATCCCTCAAAATCCTCTTTTGACATCCTCTTGTACGGCGGCGGAGATCCTCGTTTCATCCTCAGCATCATCGCAAAGTCCTACAAAAGAAACGTCTCCGTCAACATTTACCTCGTCGAGGGCTGCATTGAGCTCGTAGCTCGTTACATGCTTCTCCTATCGATTGCCTTGGAGCCTCCCGAAGAGCTCAGCATCAAAGCCAAAACTCATCTTTACATGGATTTATTCGGAAATGCGCTCCTTCGCCCGGCTTCGCATCAGTACATGTGCAGCAAAGCCTTAGTTTTACGAAAAATCCTCACAGAACCCGAATTTGGCGAACAATTTGctccaattttcaattttgagcaTCTCAAGTACAAAGAACGCGATCAACTGGAAAACGCTTTTGAGTTTTGGACCAATAAACCGAGTTACGTCTTCGATATTCGGAAATATTGGAACAATCGGGTGCGTCACGAGCTCGCTAGTCGATACGATACCCGCTCCGGAGCATTCGATTGGGATCTTCAGATGCGTCTGAAGGAATATGGAGGCAAAACTATCACATCGCAGGAGTACAACAGCTTCCGAGATAACGGAATTGCCTTTACTTTTCCCGAATTTGAGCAAACTCACCCGAATAAAACGTTCGCAGTGGCTCTGCAGAAGAACGGAAACACCTTTTTCCATCGAGGATGTGTCGGAGACATCACCGTTGGTCCATTTATCCCCTATGGCGTCACTTGCAGCGACGAAAAATTCCTGAAACAGGACCATGGAGTGGGGAAATTTCGTGCTACAGACATCACGGAACGAAATTTGTACGAATTAATGTGGGAAATTCAGGAACGTCGTGAATATGAACACGATCCGAAGGACACTCATGCTTACGGATCCGCGAAATTAGCTGATGTTCCGATATTAGAAGCCCAAAAATCGCAAGAAACGCTAAATTTGAAGCCATTTGATAAGCCAATGCTCGAAGCTGGGGGCGTAAAAGTGCATTTCATGTCCATCGATGACGTCCTGCAACTTCATGAAAAGCCAAAATTCCACCAAAAGTTCGATTTGATGTTTGTAGCTGccaattatttcacttttctaAAGGAATGTCACCAAAAACAGCTCGCTCCAAAGgcaatgatgatttttgagaCGCGTCGTTACTCGACAATGACTAAAAAAGAAATCGCCGATTTTTTGGCGCAGATTAAAAATTACGCGAAAAGCTTAAATCTCGAAGCCGTAACAAATTTCGCGATTAACACTCAATATTcgatgataaaatataaacttaaggaataa
- the LOC134829410 gene encoding uncharacterized protein LOC134829410, protein MSRRAIDPDEQAAAATTTTNLIEEFLAKTSSLRNSKEEKERQNEVISYAGGLTETAAGGDSYAVVAHLDDEGESTSSDNHVRNTDSGFSTICDYGSDVNCTPKRSCFIDASTLYDENEFDSLPSTTATGAESFRASISSNNSSTSSSSQPRSDSRQENEKRQGYLVFKNSIHQYSGHPISTSSNSNSKEAEDFEIVDFPEENGTPQNSLAYIPTAAHDDDRGRVEDPAPILTAAELYSSRAAMTKRQKHDESAPIVSGGASLTDFKPSMTESPAVRRRTEMCPIVSGGFCDTDLPVETKEPKKRSSSVTSASWVVDVSSLRGSSHTTEAKNDFSSLKYTRETSSPKPSLSFYVNLEPEKKETKELRDYETPKSLQLTKSTGFFIDLSGDKEVPKEKKKITAPEPVVIAKKQEETDTKNIFSMFIDFGENKKPRTGTPRLSNSSFKSLDGSFRGATAQNKDNKEVTEQKPAVIKASEQEETKIPETPSPDKQSLTSESFTSNTNSHDGGVNGGKKQQDAKINETFDKSSLGSLTDGILSKDLSPISSTETDDATFQRDSDGSFVPQKKSESKESIIRSQESDMQIAMDSIQARIEIQKQALLDTPTSDGGTFVKLSDMDKQPKSLTGLEDVQKPRGKGMSASAGMTGIKKHNWLGDLGTQNGDLGKQTNLSPSEGNVNSIPLASSVENSKSLSRLFPHLSDVFSKSLPNDSEFTSYRNSNYLSDIAQSDISNTTTSSVTSGLDSPDESSISCRQPRRLGEDLLKMFLQEIATDITVEVGSKKMRAHKCILRSRCQYFAAILAGNWVANAGNVISLSGYSYAAVHFALCHIYSGASYPPEGISLMELASLSDLLGLEGLKEVTTYALKINYCHNFHKPCSGCIEGVMQVFPVTLNHGLDDLYRKCLKWSCKYWGKIWTTRSFALLPTDVIYRCRQSILSHMSSESVLNSIIDCEQMLSVLELSRWAVLVENVVREILESAHMYIADHFANLLASDSFLSLGHGKSWAITNLEDLLLRTASTLTPDQACKSYPRAVRLNTLLTVPNSLSFDNSKKSKDHSDDDDSLTWNEDFVRLVSAILTAVEQCLIRQCSRAMKCSSFQRMDPNLKSKIQKLACITDVIEEKKLTSMRNKLNSNYQIASYQSRDSGLNQIRMAIQAHNNKSNRAPAPVPLQPSVSTATANKPNVPKMGMGSKTHRFVDETRFGSLPTAMTKQIPRAENVERLKVAQNGGNSTGSSRKSSNFSVLSEAKNSSSSGVSSSLPKSRLADVKPRYLEPKKLHVAEITRGVGNKSNASSRTASPTVVRKNKMADSKASQDSNISLDSLTSPMRKKSSIISSKHTSKESLTAFYQANGMKGPQKENVDKNGKASSVRSARSRIGSGSSTQSHSSSLAPANRTVRNLKSKSTDTSPGNAPKSFFTQRSRNILMKREQKFGSSVPVPVPVQLPTSARERNKLRSQLGVSNVPLPVTAKTTTSKAMANPLRKSASATSAASNKSTTAKIDVTKAKNEKNKKKSPVQATIVYERVEELSGSTTSRLERSSTFCKESSDITDLVTIE, encoded by the exons ATGTCGAGACGAGCAATTGACCCGGATGagcaagcagcagcagcgacgacgacgacaaatttAATCGAAGAATTTCTGGCGAAGACGAGTTCGTTGCGTAACTCGAAGGAAGAGAAGGAACGACAGAATGAGGTGATAAGTTATGCGGGGGGATTGACCGAAACAGCTGCTGGAGGCGATTCGTATGCTGTCGTAGCGCATCTCGATGACGAAGGTGAAAGTACGTCGAGTGACAACCATGTAAGGAACACCGATAGTGGATTTTCTACAATTTGCGACTACGGTAGCGACGTGAATTGCACACCGAAGCGATCGTGTTTCATCGATGCCAGCACTTTGTACGACGAAAATGAGTTTGATTCGCTGCCATCGACCACGGCAACGGGCGCGGAGTCATTTCGGGCGAGTATCAGTTCGAATAACAGCTCAACCTCGTCCTCAAGTCAACCGCGTTCTGATTCGCGGCAAGAAAATGAGAAGCGTCAAGGTTATTTAGTCTTCAAAAACTCCATTCATCAATATTCGGGGCATCCAATTTCAACTTCCTCGAATTCTAACAGCAAAGAAGCCGAAGATTTCGAGATTGTAGACTTCCCCGAAGAAAATGGGACCCCCCAAAACTCCTTGGCATACATCCCAACTGCAGCGCATGACGATGACAGAGGTCGAGTTGAGGACCCCGCGCCCATTTTAACTGCTGCCGAGCTTTATTCGAGTCGTGCGGCAATGACAAAGCGCCAAAAACACGACGAATCGGCGCCAATTGTCTCTGGAGGAGCAAGTTTGACGGATTTTAAGCCCTCAATGACAGAAAGTCCCGCGGTGAGACGTCGTACGGAGATGTGTCCCATCGTTTCCGGCGGTTTTTGTGACACAGATTTGCCGGTTGAGACAAAAGAACCCAAAAAACGATCATCTTCCGTGACTTCGGCTTCGTGGGTGGTCGATGTCAGCAGTTTGAGGGGCTCAAGTCACACGACAGAAGCCAAAAATGACTTTAGCAGTTTGAAATATACGCGGGAAACGAGTTCACCAAAGCCCAGTTTGAGTTTTTACGTGAATTTGGAGCCGGAGAAGAAGGAAACGAAGGAATTGAGGGATTATGAGACCCCGAAATCGCTTCAACTCACGAAATCTACGggatttttcattgatttgtCGGGAGATAAGGAAGTtccgaaggaaaaaaagaaaattacagCGCCAGAACCTGTGGTAATTGctaaaaaacaagaagaaactgacacgaaaaatattttttccatgttCATTGACTTTGGTGAGAACAAAAAACCACGTACTGGTACGCCGCGACTCTCAAACAGTTCCTTCAAAAGTCTCGATGGCAGTTTCAGAGGCGCAACTGCTCAAAATAAGGACAACAAAGAAGTCACGGAGCAAAAACCAGCCGTCATTAAGGCTTCTGAGCAAGAAGAAACGAAAATTCCCGAAACTCCGAGTCCCGATAAGCAATCTCTGACCTCGGAATCTTTCACGTCGAACACAAATTCGCACGACGGCGGCGTAAATGGCGGCAAAAAGCAACAAGAcgcaaaaattaacgaaacttTTGACAAAAGTTCACTCGGTTCATTGACTGACGGCATCCTATCGAAGGATTTATCGCCAATTTCGAGCACCGAAACTGACGATGCGACGTTCCAGCGCGATTCAGACGGAAGTTTTGTGCCACAGAAGAAATCCGAGTCGAAAGAATCGATTATCAGGTCACAAGAATCCGACATGCAAATTGCCATGGATTCGATTCAAGCGAGAATTGAGATTCAGAAACAAGCGTTACTCGATACGCCAACGAGTGACGGTGGgacttttgtaaaattatcgGATATGGATAAACAACCGAAATCGTTGACGGGCTTGGAAGACGTGCAAAAACCACGTGGAAAGGGAATGTCGGCGTCAGCTGGAATGACGGGAATTAAGAAGCATAATTGGTTGGGCGACTTGGGAACGCAAAATGGTGACTTGGGGAAGCAAACGAATCTGTCGCCGTCTGAGGGAAATGTTAATTCGATCCCGTTGGCGTCTTCGGTGGAGAATTCCAAGTCACTTAGTCGATTGTTTCCGCATCTCAGTGATG TTTTCAGTAAAAGCCTTCCCAATGACAGCGAATTCACAAGTTATCGCAACTCCAACTACTTGAGCGACATCGCACAGTCAGATATCTCCAACACAACGACATCAAGTGTGACATCAGGCTTAG ATTCCCCCGATGAGTCATCCATTTCGTGTCGTCAACCGCGTCGCTTGGGTGAAGATCTACTCAAGATGTTTTTGCAGGAAATTGCGACAGATATCACCGTAGAAGTCGGCAGCAAGAAAATGCGAGCACATAAATGCATTTTACGGTCCCGTTGTCAATATTTTGCTGCAATTCTCGCTGGAAATTGGGTCGCCAATGCCGGAAATGTCATTTCGTTGTCGGGATATTCGTATGCTGCGGTGCACTTTGCCTTGTGTCATATTTATTCGGGTGCCTCGTATCCGCCCGAGGGAATTAGTTTGATGGAATTGGCGAGTCTTAGCGATTTGCTGGGACTGGAAGGCCTGAAGGAAGTGACAACGTAcgccttaaaaattaattattgtcaCAATTTCCATAAACCGTGTTCCGGATGCATCGAGGGAGTGATGCAAGTGTTTCCGGTGACGCTAAATCATGGCCTTGATGATCTCTACAGGAAGTGTTTGAAGTGGAGTTGTAAATATTGGGGCAAAATATGGACTACGAGGTCGTTTGCACTGTTGCCAACTGACGTTATCTATCGATGTCGGCAGAGTATTTTGTCTCATatg AGCTCTGAATCAGTTCTCAACTCAATAATCGACTGCGAGCAAATGCTTTCTGTGCTCGAACTCTCACGCTGGGCCGTTCTTGTGGAAAATGTTGTACGAGAAATCCTCGAATCAGCTCATATGTACATCGCGGATCACTTTGCGAACCTTCTTGCGAGTGACAG ctttttatcaCTGGGTCACGGTAAAAGTTGGGCAATTACCAACTTGGAGGACCTCCTTTTGCGCACCGCTAGTACATTAACCCCCGACCAAGCATGCAAAAGTTACCCGAGAGCCGTTCGTTTGAACACTCTCTTGACTGTTCCGAACTCCCTGTCCTTcgacaacagcaaaaaatcaaaagatcaCTCGGATGACGACGATTCTCTCACGTGGAACGAAGATTTTGTGCGTCTCGTGAGTGCGATCTTGACTGCCGTCGAGCAATGTCTCATCCGACAATGTTCGCGTGCCATGAAATGCAGCTCGTTCCAACGAATGGACCCGAATTTGAAGAGTAAGATCCAGAAATTGGCTTGCATCACGGATGTGATTGAGGAAAAGAAGCTGACGAGTATGAGAAATAAg TTGAACTCTAATTACCAAATCGCATCGTACCAATCACGTGATAGCGGATTAAATCAAATCCGGATGGCAATTCAGGCACATAACAACAAGTCAAACCGCGCTCCAGCTCCAGTTCCTTTGCAACCGTCCGTTTCGACGGCGACAGCGAACAAACCAAATGTGCCGAAAATGGGAATGGGCAGCAAAACGCATCGTTTTGTCGATGAAACGCGTTTTGGATCACTTCCAACGGCAATGACGAAGCAAATTCCCCGCGCCGAGAACGTTGAACGACTAAAAGTGGCACAAAATGGCGGAAATTCGACAGGAAGTTCTCGTAAAAGCagcaatttttcagttttgtctGAAGCGAAGAACTCCAGTAGCAGCGGCGTAAGTTCATCTCTTCCAAAATCGCGCTTAGCTGATGTGAAACCGCGTTATTTGGAGCCTAAAAAATTGCATGTGGCTGAAATAACGCGCGGCGTTGGTAATAAATCGAACGCTTCGTCACGAACTGCAAGCCCAACTGTCGTGCGAAAGAATAAAATGGCGGATAGCAAGGCGTCACAAGACTCGAACATCTCTTTGGACAGCTTGACATCGCCGATGCGCAAGAAAAGTTCAATTATTTCCAGCAAACACACTTCCAAGGAGTCGCTAACGGCATTTTACCAAGCGAACGGCATGAAAGGACCGCAAAAAGAAAATGTCGACAAAAACGGGAAAGCAAGTTCGGTGCGTTCAGCTCGTAGTCGCATCGGATCCGGCAGTTCAACGCAGTCCCATTCAAGTTCTTTGGCTCCGGCGAATCGAACAGTTCGAAATTTAAAGTCTAAAAGTACGGATACGTCACCCGGCAATGCCCCAAAGAGCTTTTTCACGCAACGTTCGCGAAATATCCTCATGAAACGCGAACAAAAGTTCGGTTCGAGTGTTCCTGTGCCAGTTCCGGTGCAACTTCCAACCTCCGCACGCGAAAGAAATAAGCTTCGATCACAATTGGGGGTCTCAAATGTACCGTTGCCCGTCACAGCGAAGACCACGACATCAAAAGCGATGGCAAATCCCTTGAGGAAATCCGCCTCAGCGACTTCTGCAGCAAGTAACAAGTCGACAACAGCAAAAATTGACGTCACAAAGgcgaaaaatgagaaaaacaagaaaaaatcgcCCGTGCAAGCGACTATCGTGTATGAAAGAGTCGAGGAATTGAGTGGATCGACGACGTCACGCCTCGAACGGTCAAGTACTTTTTGCAAGGAATCATCGGATATCACAGATCTGGTCACCATTGAGTAA
- the LOC134828901 gene encoding nitric oxide synthase-interacting protein homolog, with translation MTRHARNSTAGAVYTYHEKKKDASSGGYGTNSARIGKDSVKNFDCCSLTLQPCANPVITKDGVLFDKEAILQYILTKKEEYNRKMKEYEKQLKTDEEEQNEIANAEENKRIEKFISTEKNIVSTAKIGSKLPEPGTSSSTISNMSNGKHKQLPSFWAPSETPDAKRAKIEKPDKQVYCPITNKPIKVKDLIDVKFTLVNDDDKDKKSLIIKEA, from the exons ATGACTCGCCACGCTCGAAATAGTACTGCCGGAGCTGTTTACACGTATCACGAGAAGAAAAAGGACGCATCTAGTGGCGGATATGGCACGAATTCAGCTCGCATTGGCAAAGATTCAGTGAAAAACTTTGATTGTTGCTCCTTAACTCTCCAACCGTGTGCAAATCCCGTCATCAC TAAAGACGGAGTTTTGTTTGACAAAGAAGCGATTCTGCAATacattttgacgaaaaaagaagaatacaATCGCAAAATGAAGGAATACGAGAAACAATTGAAAACCGACGAGGAAGAACAAAATGAAATCGCAAACGCCGAAGAAAACAAAcgcattgaaaaattcatcagcACGGAGAAAAATATCGTCTCAACCGCTAAAATTGGCTCAAAACTGCCTGAACCAGGAACCAGTTCAAGTACAATCTCCAACATGTCGAACGGAAAACACAAACAACTTCCCAGCTTTTGGGCTCCATCCGAAACTCCCGACGCGAAAcgagcaaaaattgaaaaacccGATAAGCAAGTTTATTGTCCCATCACCAACAAGCCGATCAAAGTCAAAGATCTCATTGACGTCAAATTCACCCTCGTTAATGACGATGACAAGGACAAAAAGTCGCTCATTATCAAGGAAGCG
- the LOC134831328 gene encoding ragulator complex protein LAMTOR2 homolog produces the protein MLKPKALMQVLSQANTGGIENTLLLNQEGALLAYSGQSTGGPNISCGAIASNIWAVYEKHGRMALKENSLKMLVLQCDGGNVAITQVVNLLLCLYANSSVNLGMLVQKATKLAEYLEGPLTEIASS, from the exons atgctgaaaccaaag GCCCTCATGCAAGTGCTGAGTCAAGCAAACACAGGCGGAATCGAAAACACTTTGCTCCTGAATCAAGAAGGAGCTTTGCTAGCCTACTCCGGACAATCAACTGGCGGTCCCAACATCTCATGCGGAGCGATTGCCAGCAACATTTGGGCCGTTTACGAGAAACACGGGCGAATGGCTTTAAAAGAAAACTCCTTAAAGATGCTCGTTTTGCAGTGCGACGGCGGAAATGTCGCAATTACTCAAGTTGTCAACTTATTACTTTGCCTCTACGCGAACTCGAGCGTGAATTTAGGCATGTTGGtgcaaaaagcaacaaaactcGCGGAATACTTGGAAGGACCACTGACGGAAATTGCgtcgtcataa